In the genome of Hirundo rustica isolate bHirRus1 chromosome 16, bHirRus1.pri.v3, whole genome shotgun sequence, the window CCCTttcctgcctgtggcactgcccCATCACCACTGCCCTCCTCTCTTTCCCACCAGCCACAGTGGCAGCTGCAAGCCTGCCTGCACACATGCACTTTCTGAGGAACCTGTGTTCCAGCTCCCGTAAACAAGCTGATTGAGGCTGCCTGGCACTGAGTTCATGCCAGCAGTGCCGCGCCCATCCCACAGAAttccctgcctggcacagaggctgccGGCCCTGCCAGACATGGGGgtttccctgctgccctggccctgctccctgaCGAGCCTCCAGAGAGTCACCAGAAATTCCCCCAGGATGGTTCCAGGAGGAAGCTGGTGAGCGGGGCCATGAGTCAGTGAGAGCAGCCAGGACGGGGGCAGAGCTGTGGCCGGCAACCCCCCACTGGagctcccagtgcccagctCGAGGGCTTGCTGGGACTGGTGCACAGTGTGTGGGGCACTGGCCCTCATCTCCTTCCGCCATCACTTGCTCCAAGGCCCCCATTCCCCTCCTAGCCCCATTTCTGCCAGCACtactccctgctgctgggccgTGGCTCTGCCCTCAGGGTGCCACAGGCAGCACGATGCCATGGTGTGCCCTGGCAGAGTGGCCAGGTTGttggagctgcagcttctgcatGTGGCAGAAACAAGGGGTGGGAATAGCATGGGGAAGGACAAGGGATCTGCCACAGTGCCAGGGAGACCAGAGCCGGATCTGACTTTCTGACTGTATCCCACAGCTGGAGTCAGAAGTCTCCTTGTTGAGGCTGCCCTGCAGGTTCATCCTCTCAGGAGTTATTTagtgcccagctccctcaacaGCTCTATGATGTGGCCTGAGGTCCTGGCAGGCTGGAGAGTGGAGGATGTGGAGCAGTGCCTGCTCCCCAAATGCCTCAGGAGCCACCATCTTCAATGGGCTCTCAGGGCACCTTGACAGATGCCCTCCTCACCTTGGctgccagccaggcagggagcacagagaaCCACTGCCTCCTGCCTGGTGAAGAGCTGGGCCATCACAGGGACGAGGGGGGCAGGCTGGACCCTGTGGGAGGGGGCTGTAGGGTGATGTGTCTGTGGGATCCCTGGGCTATGTCCCACCATGACGGAATGCTTGGCTGGATGTGTTTGTCACACCGGGCGCAGGATGGTGGCTGCTTGTGAAGCAATATCCTGTGCCATGGAATGGGGGCTGCTCTTACAGGGCTGTGGTGGGGGAGTGAGGCAACCCCCTGATTTCTCACCATTGCTTCCTCCCAGCTTAGCCCACGCTGCCAGTGAGTTTCCTGTGTCCAGCCATCCGTGACCCTGGGATGCATCTCACCAGCACAGGGCACCTGGCAGGTGATGCTGACCCAGGGATGAGCCCTCCTTTGGGCATGGGGGTTCCCCTTCaagggcacagggagcacagccctgacctctcactgtccccagctgtgctgggtgccAGCATAACCTGCTTGTCCTTTGGCTGGAGCACGAGCTGCTGGCTTGGCTcggccagggctggggggacactgggagcgCTGAGCCACAGTCTGGCGCTCTTGGGAGCTGGGAGGATAGGCACTAACAGCAATGGGGGGAACAGGAGGGTCCTCCTGGTGAGCCACCTGAGGACCCTTTGGACTCATGGGGTTTGTGAGGGCTAGGGCAGGGGATTCACTCTGGGACCTGTCTCGGGCAGCCTCGCTGGGCTACAccagccctccctccccctccgcTGACGCTGCGCCTTGTTCTCTGCCATCTGTTTTCCCCTCGCTCCTCATCCCTGTTTGCTTTCCCCTTCACTGCTCTCGTTCCCACAAGCGTCGGCACTTTGGGACAAGCAGGAAAACACCGTCCCATGGCAAGGTTTGTTCTGTGCTGGGTGGGAACCTGAGTCAGCAGCACCCTGTGTAGCAGGGCAGCAAGGATAGGGCACCCCTAATGTCCCAGGGACCCAGGTGGAGcattccagagctgctcctggacaGGCACTGCCTCTGGTACCAGGAAGCTCTGCCAATCTACTGCTGACATTTGGGCTTAGAGGTCATGGGGTGAGGAGTAAAGAGCATCTCCGATGCTGGGAGCACTCTGACCCACTGGGGTGATGCAGCTGTGGTGGGGAAGGATGCAGAGTCCTGGCTGGGTTCCAGGCACTGGGACTCAGGTGGGGGTTCCACTGCTGTCTGCCCCTATGCCCACCCAGGCCCTTGCGGGTCTGGCTCCAGCACCACCAGCCCTTGGGCAGCCAAACTCAGTGTCAGCCGGCGTGATGACACAGCTACAGGGTCCTGAGCACCTGGCTGGCATCCAGTGgtgccctgctgtccccacagctaCCATGGTCTTGGggccagcagggcagtgcctgtgcagggcagaCCCAGGGTGGCCACTCGGTGCTGTGCTGTGGCCCGGTGGAActgcccagctgctctcctTCTTCCTGTCCTCCCGTGGCTGTGGAACGCAGCGTGTTTAGTAAACAAGGTGATGAAACAGTTAAGGCAGAGATAGAGTGTGCGTTTCGTCACCGTGGGAAGGGAGAAGGCAGCGTGAGTCGGCGCTGAGGGGTCTGAGGGTGACTCACTGCCCTCCCACCCCATAAATAGGAGCGGGTAGCCCGGCGGCACGAAGAGCAGACAGCGGGGACCAGCACAGCCGCATCCCTCCTGCCACCACCGAACCATGGCACTCATCCTGGCCCCGCTTGTCGTCGGGCTGCTGGCCGTCTCCTGCTGTGCAGCCCCGCTCCAGGCCAAGCCGCAGGCGGTTGTCACCTTCCCGGGGGACCTGATCAGCACCCTGCCGGATCTACAGCTGGCAGAGGTGAGGGGAGCATGGCCCATGGTGCCCTCCTGGCACCCACGTCCCCAAGGGACACCCAGGCTGACAGCGAGGGGCTGCAGGCACGGCTCGAGAGCTGTCAGTCTCCTTGAGCTCAGGGAGGCACCCAGGTTGGGGTgggtgcctggggctgctggagcccccTCACACCTCACTCACCCCTCTGGCTGCCTTCCCTCCACAGCGCTACCTGCAGAGGTTCGGCTACATCACGGAGGCAGAGGCTAAGATTGGTGGCAGGCACATGTCCCTGGGCAAGGCGCTGCTCAAGATGCAGAAGCAGCTGGGCCTGGAGGAGACGGGAGAGCTGGATGCTGCCACACTGGAGGCCATGCGAGCCCCCCGCTGCGGCGTCCCTGACGTGGGAACCTTCCTTACCTTTGAGCGTGACCTCAAGTGGGACCACATGGACCTGACTTACCGGTGAGTCTGCTCTGGGGATGAACCCTTATGTCCCCAGGGTGATGGTGCCAGGAGAATGGAGGGCTTGAGGGACCAGGAGGCTGGcagcctctgctcagccctTCTCCAGGCTTGGTGCTGCCTGTACAGCTGGGTCCCGGTGCTGCCAGGGCCAAGTCAGGATGGCAGCAGCATCTGCTCCCCGATGCCCAGAACAGCACCTGATCCCTGGGGGAGGTCAGGAGTGGTGGTGACTGCTATCACCTCTGGGGGTGGGGGTCTGCTCCTTCCCAGAACAGGATCACTCCTGCATGAGGGGGAAACCTGACAGCGCTGACCCTCTGTCTCCCTGGCAGGGTGATAAACTACTCCCCCGACCTGGACCGTGCCGTGATCGATGATGCCTTCAGACGGGCGTTCCAAGTGTGGAGCGATGTGACCCCTCTCACCTTCACCCAGATATACAGCGGCGAGGCAGACATCATGATCATGTTTGGCAGCCAAGGTGATGTCCTTTGGGCAGGCAGGCATGAGGATGTTCCTGGTGATGCACCCTTCTTGTGGGATCCTCACCCCCTGTCTCCTTGGGCTGTGCCCAGAGTCCCCCTGCCCCCACACGTGCAGGAGGTGTGCAGGGCTTGGGTATCTGTGTGCGTGCCAGGGATGTGAGGGCTCCTGTGGCACTCCAGCTGATGGTGCTTTTCCCTGCAGAGCATGGGGACGGGTACCCTTTCGATGGCAAGGATGGGCTCCTGGCCCACGCCTTTCCCCCAGGCCAGGGCATCCAGGGTGATGCCCACTTTGACGATGATGAGTTCTGGACACTGGGAACTGGCTTAGGTAAGGGCAGCGTGTGGCGGATTGAGGGGGGCGGTCTGATGGTGCCAACCCCAGCCGCAGCACTGAGCCGCCCCTCTCTGAGCAGTGGTGAAGACCCGCCATGGGAATGCCAATGGAGCCGAATGCCACTTCCCCTTCATCTTCGAGGGCCGCTCCTACTCCCGGTGCACCACAGAGGGGCGCAAGGATGGGCTGCCCTGGTGTGCCACCACCTCCAACTATGACCGGGACAAGAAATATGGCTTCTGCCCCAGCGAGCGTGAGTAGTGGCGACCACaacccctgcccagccccgcaGTGCCTGGGGCCATCCTCACTCTCCCTCACCCCACAGTCCTCTATACCAATGGTGGCAACAGTGACGGAGCCCCCTGCGTCTTCCCTTTCGTCTTCGATGGTGCCTCCTATGATACCTGTACCACAGATGGGCGCTCCGATGGCTACCGCTGGTGTGCCACCACCTCCAGCTTCGACCAGGACAAGAAATACGGCTTCTGCCCCAACCGAGgtgccagcaggcaggggggctTGCAGAGGAGGGGGCACACAGGGTGGGCACATGAGGGATCTCGGCGTTGTCCTCGGTTCTGGCTGGTGCAGCCAGGGGCCAGGCTCAGCCTCACTGACACTTTGCTGCAGACACAGCGGTGATCGGCGGCAACTCCCAGGGGGATCCGTGCGTCTTTCCCTTCACCTTCCTGGGGCAGTCCTACAGTGCCTGCACCAGCCAGGGCCGGCAGGATGGCAAGCTCTGGTGTGCCACCACCAGCAACTATGACACCGACAAGAAGTGGGGCTTCTGCCCTGACAGAGGTACTGGCCCCTCTGCCTGGGCTCCGCTTCATGCCTCCCAGACCCACTCCATATTGCCACACTTCTTGTGGGGACCACAATCTCTGGATGGTGTGTCCTGCCCTGTTGTGGCTCACCAGGCACTTAGGCCAGTGCTTTCTCCCAGGTTACAGCATCTTCCTGGTGGCTGCCCATGAATTCGGACACTCACTGGGGCTGGACCACTCCAGCGTGCGAGAGGCCCTGATGTACCCTATGTACAGTTACATCCAGGACTTCCATCTGCACCCTGATGATGTCCAGGGCATCCAGTACCTCTATGGtgagcagctgcactgcagctggGTGCATTGGGTGTCCTTGCAGCACCAAGCTGGTTCCAGCCTCATGCCCTCCCCTGTATTCACTCAGGTCGTGGCTCTGGCCCTAAACCCACTGCACCTGCACCTGCTCCCACGGAGGaaccccagcccctgcccacggAGGAGCCCCAGCCCATGCCCACGGAGgagtccctgcctgtgcccacagaggagccccagcccctgcccacggaggctggcagcacctccaccactgaggaggaggaggaggagacgcCAGAGCCTACAGTTGGACCCATTCCTGTGGACCCCAGCCGGGATGCCTGCATGGAGAAGAACTTTGATGCCATCACAGAGATCAATGGGGAGCTGTACTTCTTCAAGGATGGGTGAGTGGCAGcatctggcacctcctgccTTGATGAGGTGGGATGTGGGGGAACACGGGGATGTGGAGGACATAGACTGTGGCAGACTGAGGTGATCAGGACAGCTCATCTTCCTCACCAGGAAATACTGGACCTACTCATCCTTCTGGAAATCAGGCATCCAGGGTGCCTTCTCTGTTGCTGATACCTGGCCTGGCCTCCCAGACACCATTGATGCTGTTTTCCAGGATTTGCTCACCAAGAGGGTCTTCTTCTTTGCTGGTGAGCTCTGCCCCCACTGCCCTCGGCACAGTCCCAcgggcagggggaggagccTGGTGAAGCTTGGGAGCTCTCAGGGCTGTCTGACACCCCCACTATCTCCCACTGCAGGTCGGCAGTTCTGGGTGTTTTCTGGGAAGAGTGTGCTGGGCCCCCGGGGGATCGAGAAGTTGGGTATAGGGAAGGAAGCCGGCCGCCTCTCGGGGGCCCTGCAGCGGGGCCGCGGTAAAGTGCTGCTCTTCAGCGGGGAGAACTACTGGAGGTGAGCAggactggagagcagcagcgCCTGCCTGAGCAAGGGACTGCGGAGGGTGGTTCCAAGCAGCCCTGAGCACggctctgctctcccacagGCTGGATGTGAAAGTTCAGAGGGTGGACAAGGGTTACCCCCGTGCCACCGATGACATCTTCACCGGCGTCCCCCTTGATGCACGCAATGTGTTCCTCTACCAAGGTGAGTGGAACCTGGCAGGTGGGTGCTGTGTGTTCAGGCCCGGGATACCCAAGCCTCTCATGACATTGCTCTGGTTGGTGACTCAGGATGCTCACGTGCGTGGGGAATGgccctgggacagggcacaCCATCAGCCCCCATGGGTCCTTGtggtggggctggcagggtgCCAGCAAGGTGCAAGGTGCCATGTGCCTGTGCTGCTTGGGTCTTTGTATGGCCAAACTTCTGCTGACCCTCCGTCCCCCTCCTTGCCCAGGCAAGTACCACTTCTGCCGGGGCAGCTTCTACTGGAGGATGACACCGCGCTACCAGGTGGACCGGGTGGGCTACGTAAAGTATGACatcctgcagtgtccccagcactgaaGGCCTGACCAGCCATTGGCTCTGCCagttctgctccctgcccactGCTCCCAACCTGTGGGCTCCTGTCTCATAGGCTGACCCCTGGGGGCCTTGTGGCTGTGGGTTAGCCCCAGATGAGGTCACCACCTTCCTGGAAGAAAGGGGCAGGGGGTCCTGGGGTCAccccctgggagctgcccagcTTGGGGAGCCCCAGCTGGGGAGAAGGACTCTTGCCACAGCTGGCATtgtgccacccctgccagcaccagctccactgCACAGAGGCGTTTGTCTGGTGCAAACCGCACACGGATTCGAGACAAATTTGTCTTTTCCCTGAGCCAGCAATGCCAGGTCAGACTGAGCCCCACTGGGAGCTGGCGCCTGGGGACACACCAGGGTGGGACACAGGGTTTTGCCTACTCCTGCCCACTGCCCACTCTGCCAACCACCCCCTCTGCCAATTGCCTGCCCATTTGTAATAAAGACAATTCTTTCGACACAGCCTCGAGTGCTCTATCAGCTCTTGGGGAGGTTTGGAGTACCTCCATGTACCGGGGGCATCATCCTCCCCCAGTGCCAGCACCAGTGGGCAAGGGCCACTGGGGGGGGCTGTCACCAAGCCCCCTTTGCTAAGGACTCTAGGTCCCTCAGGGACACTGCGTACAACGGGAAAGGATGTCCCCCGATCCCAATATCGTCCACCACCAGCCCCCCTACGCCAGGCGCGGCAATCCCTGCCCCGACTCCCCCGACCTTCCAAGCCCTGGCTCCGCATAATCCTCCACCCACTGCCCGCTCCTGCGCTCCACCTTTGCACCGAGATGAGGAGAGGGCGGTTGTCACCGCCTGTGGCCGGCACACAGCGTGTGACCGAACTCCCCACTGCAGCTGAGACCCTGCCGCGGGCTGGCCCCGTAGATTCCCCCGGGACCGGTCTTTCCCTGAGCAGCCGCACAGCGCGgcggcagggccagggcagggatCGTGCCCGAGGGTGCCCGGGTCCGCGGCAGGGtggggcagccgcagctccGGGACTGTAATTAGCCGTAATTagcggccgcggctccggaCAGGGCGGGGGCAGAGCGCGCCGTTGGGACACGATCTCTGCGCCCCCAGTTCGGCGGCGGCTGTGGGGCCGACCGGGCGTGGCGGAGCGGTCCCGTCCCGTCGAGTGGAGCCGGGCTGAACGGGGCCGAAGCGAGccgagcggagcggggccgagccgaTCCAGTCGGACTGGAGCCAGCCCTGCGgccgcgggggcggcgcggcgggcggtGCCGCGGGCACTAGGACCCCGGTCAGCacccggcggggccgcgctcaGCGACCGCCGGGGCCGGAGCCACTTGTGGCGGCGACGGGGCCATGAGCGGGCGGTTCACAGTCACCGGCGGCGGGGGTGAGCGCCGGGGGCGAGGGGGGCCCGGGGAGGCTCCGGAGGCGGGACACGGTCCGCGATGAGGATCCGCGGGGCACGATATGGTCCGCGGGGAGTGTCCGCGAGAAGGGTCCGCGGGGGGGGGCCGGGCCGTCGGGGCAGCGTGGGGGGTGCGGAGCTGCGGTCGGTCTGGCCCCTCGGAGGCAGTGCAGACCCCCGGAGTAGGGATGGCGCGGAGCTGCGGGATCCGGGAGATGGGAggtgcagagcagggagtgGGGCTCAGCCGCCCGGGCAGGACCCCTAGTCCCAGACTCTTCCCCGCGGCCACCTCTGCTCCTAAGGGTGGTCCCCTGTTCCGACCCATACCGGGAGCTGTTGGAGTgaggccctgctgctgccggACCGGCAGCGGGATGGAGCAGGGTTACGGTTGTGGGTCTGCTGTGGGTGCGAGGTCACATACTGTTCCCCCAGGGAGCCGTGGTGGAGGGTGGCTGCTCCCCAGCCGGGCGAAGGCAAGCTGTGGCCAGTCCTtggatgcagcactgcccaCCGGGCTGCCATGGGCACACGCACTGGAGCTGGCAGCCATCGCCTTGTGGTGCCCAGGGGACGTGGTGGTGGGGCTTTGCTGTCACCAGAGCCGTATCGATCCCAGAAAACTGGCCGACGGCAGCACCGTGCTGCCGGAGCTGTGACCTTGCACCCTCGGCGAAGGGCGCGGGTGGGAGGCGCGAGCAGCCGGACGGACAGCATGACACCTGGGGTGGGCTGTGCCTCTGTCAGTGGGCTCTGGCCTTTGGGGCCCTGTCTAGGATCACTCTGTCGTGGGTGGTGTAGGGCTGCATCCAGTGGCAAGGGGATGCAGGGCCACTTGTCACTCGATGGCAGCTGGGCCAGCTGGGCCTGGCCTGTGGGCTGTGTTGGGGCGGAGCAGACCAGGATGAGCCGAGGCTGTGGCTGAATTCTATGGCCCTCTAGGAACAGCTCCTCGGTTTGGCAGCCAGTTTGCTGGTGGGGGATTGCGAGGAGCTGGGGTGGGCATGCTGAGTGGCCATGGTGGCAGCAAGGGGACACATCCTTTTGGCTGAGCTGTGACCTTGTGCCTTCCCAGAGGACAGCCAGTGGCTAGTCCTGCTGGAGGTGCCCTGTCTTgtggggtgggcacagctgtggcagggTGGCTACTTAGGGATTGGCAGCGTTCAGGGATTCGTCACATCACACATTTCTCCACAGCGCTGGGACCATGGATGCTGCCTCCCgaggggatggatgggaagGGGTGCATGGAGCAGGGAGTTGCAGGAGTGGCAGGGGCTGCGGATGGCAGGCGGGATCTGTGGCCAGCAGTGGTCCCGGGAAGGACTCGGCCCTGGGTGAACGCTCAGTGTTGCCTGGCCCCATGTCAGTGTCATGCGTGGGAGACAGAGTGACAGAGATCCCCGTGACCTCGGGGCGGTGCGGGAGCGAAGGCTGCAGCCGGCCGCGCTGCCAGCGCCAGGGCGGTGCGGGGACCCCCGGAACAGCTGGAGGGCTCCTGCTTGTTCGTGAGCTGGCGCCGTACTCAAGGCGCCTTGTGGCTCCTGGGGCCGCCCTTAGGGAAGGTCCTGCCCTGGAGCGGCCCCAGGCGGGTGGTGCTGAGGAGGGATCTCAGCCCCCGGGCAGGGGCGGCAGCGGCAAGGGACCGCCCGGTACCGGGCGGGGCAGGGTACGGACAAGGCGCCGCCGCGGGGGCCTGGGGGCCGGGCGCAGGTCACTGGTTGGAGTACGACCGGATCCAGGGCTTGGCCCGGGAAATGGAGTCCgtgcgggcggcggcgggggcggccaGGGCAGGCGGGGTCCGTGCGGGGTCCGTGCGGGGTCCgtgcgggcgggggcggccaGGGCAGGCGGGGTCCGTGCGGGGTCCGTGCGGGGTCCGTGCGGGGTCCGTGCGGGGTCCGTGCGGGGTCCGTGCGGGGTCCgtgcgggcgggggcggccagggccggcggggccgccaGGGGGCGATAACGGGTCGGGCCGGCTGTGGGGGTGTGTCCCTCCCGGCCACGcccccgggccccgccccgcccccggggCTCGCCGGTGCCGCTGTCCCGCCGGGCCCGGTCCCACCGCGCCAGGGCCGGCCGCGCCCCGCGGGACCGCCGCGCGGTGTGCTCCACCTGGGACTCACCGTGCGGCTGGCCCCGTCCCCGGCGGGGCTgcacctggggctgctgtcCCCGTGCCCCGTGCGCTGCCCGTGGTACGGCCGCCCCGGCCCGAGAGGGCGGCGGGCCATCGCCACCGCGGAGCCCTTCTGTGTCCCGAGCGGTCGGGCTCCGCGGCAGTAGCCATGGCAACCAACCAGTTATGGAGCCTCTCTCGTTGCCGTGGAAACCGGTCCCGGTGTCACCCTTGCCGTGGCTCTCGGTGCTGGGGGGGTTCGGCAGCTCTCTCGGGGCCCCTGGGGGCCGTGAGGGTCATGGGGCCGTGGGCCATAAGCCATGGACCAGGCTCTGtggggcagctgtgggaggTGAGGCCCTGAGGGGGGCTTGGGTAGAGAGGgacccctgcagccctggctgtgcccccgTGCAGGGCCCCTGCCGAGAGGGGCCAGGACAaaagggaggggacagagcccccACTTGGGGCACCCTGCACAGCGGGGTACATGTGAGGGACAAGGGCTGCTAAGTGCACTCCCTCAGTCCCcccatctcctccagccccctCACAGACACTCAGGTCAGGTTTGTGGCAGACTTGGTGCCCCTGGGGTAGCATTAGAGGAGCCAAGGGTGTGCAGCAGGTAGAGGCTGATGATATAGGGGGGGTGGGATGCTGacagggggctggagcagccaaaGCCCCATCTGCTGCCTGCAGTAGCTTTCCCAAGGAGTCTCCATACGCCTGACACACCATGGGTGCTTCAGTGGGGTGCCAGAGTGGAGGTCCTTGCACAGGCTGTGGGCCTGAGTGAGGGATGCTGTGTGCGACACAGAACACTCCAATGCCTCATCAGCTGATCCTGcacccaaacccttctggcAGTGGCTGGCAAGTGGCCGTGCAGCTGCTCCTCGGCCATCCCTGAGCCCTCTGGCCTTGGCTGAGCAGTGGCTGCCTGGAATCCCCACGGCACTGCAATTGGCACAGGGCTGCTTGGGGGCTCCTCAGCTTTGTCGCCAGGAGCAGGGCCTGGTGGGAGgaggctgcttctgctgctgagccctgtgccaggctgcccaGCCGCccactgccacagccctgctgctggcaagaCATCTGGGCAAGGGCAGCTGGGGACGCTGCGCCAGCTGCGTGCTGTGCTGGGCTCGCATGACGCAGGAGCTCACAGCCTTGCCCCATggcctctgccagccctgccccactgcCGCCCTTCTGCTCTCgccctcagcagctgcagtggctcCTGTGGCTCCCCTTGCAGCCCCACAGGACACTGTACCTCCCTCCatgtcctgtcctgctgctgcagctggtgtCAAGTCCCAGCTGGTGCCCAtgtcagctctgggctctgcttttGCCCCATACTGGTGGCAGGGCCCTGACCTGTCTGGATGGAGATAAATAGGAGCACTCCATCCTGCCAAGGTGCTGCAGGATGTGTTGCCCCTGGGCTCATGGGGGTTTCAGGACAGCACGGTGAGGGCACACTGTGGCGCAAACCCACTGCTACGACATTTGGCTGGCATCACTGCCCTTCTACCCTGCTGCACCTCCATCGTCTTAGGGTCTCTTCTGTCCCAGCTCTTCTTTCCCCTGGGAGCTGTTTGTCCTCAAGCCCTCCTCAGTGCAGGGTGGCCCACCCTGGCAGGCTGCGGATGGGCAGGCTGTTGACCATGCCCAGAGATCGCAGCAGGCAGTGCAGTGTGCTGACCAGCATCTCCATTGCACAGCCGCCCTCACTGCCTGGGCGGCACGCTGCCaggctgcctgctccctgcc includes:
- the MMP9 gene encoding matrix metalloproteinase-9, with translation MALILAPLVVGLLAVSCCAAPLQAKPQAVVTFPGDLISTLPDLQLAERYLQRFGYITEAEAKIGGRHMSLGKALLKMQKQLGLEETGELDAATLEAMRAPRCGVPDVGTFLTFERDLKWDHMDLTYRVINYSPDLDRAVIDDAFRRAFQVWSDVTPLTFTQIYSGEADIMIMFGSQEHGDGYPFDGKDGLLAHAFPPGQGIQGDAHFDDDEFWTLGTGLVVKTRHGNANGAECHFPFIFEGRSYSRCTTEGRKDGLPWCATTSNYDRDKKYGFCPSELLYTNGGNSDGAPCVFPFVFDGASYDTCTTDGRSDGYRWCATTSSFDQDKKYGFCPNRDTAVIGGNSQGDPCVFPFTFLGQSYSACTSQGRQDGKLWCATTSNYDTDKKWGFCPDRGYSIFLVAAHEFGHSLGLDHSSVREALMYPMYSYIQDFHLHPDDVQGIQYLYGRGSGPKPTAPAPAPTEEPQPLPTEEPQPMPTEESLPVPTEEPQPLPTEAGSTSTTEEEEEETPEPTVGPIPVDPSRDACMEKNFDAITEINGELYFFKDGKYWTYSSFWKSGIQGAFSVADTWPGLPDTIDAVFQDLLTKRVFFFAGRQFWVFSGKSVLGPRGIEKLGIGKEAGRLSGALQRGRGKVLLFSGENYWRLDVKVQRVDKGYPRATDDIFTGVPLDARNVFLYQGKYHFCRGSFYWRMTPRYQVDRVGYVKYDILQCPQH